The Fibrobacter sp. UWB16 genomic interval AACTAAATCGGCTTGACGGCGGTCGGACCGGCTGTCCAAGTCCGCCATGAATTTCTCAAACTCGGGTAGGACGAACAACCGGAGGGTGCGGTCCGGGCCACGGGTGACCACGAACTCATTCCCTTCGGACGCCGAAAGCTGACGACGGAATTCCCTAGGGAAGGAGGTCCTTCCCTTTCCATCGATCGCCGTTTGGGCTTGTCCTATGAAAGAAGTGAAATTCATATTTGACACATTTTACCACAACACTTATCACACACCACAAATATACCCACTTTCTACCACTATGGCAACAGAAAACCGGGGTCGAGCTTAAAAAAAGCATACTTTTACCGTTTGTTAAAGAAATTTTTACACAAAAATCCAGTTTCAGACGCCATCGAGAGTAATATTTACGTAAGATTTTCGTTATAAAACATTTTCGTCACCCTGAGGAGCATAGCGACGGTCAGGTTTATCAAAAGCACCTTCGTCACCCTGAGGAGCGTAGCGACGAAGGGTCCAGTCAAGTCTCGTTAAAGTAACTGGATCCTGCTCCTTCGAACCTAATTCAACTAAGGGGCTAAAGTCCCAAGTTTCATATATCCGCTTACAGCGTCAGGATGACGAAATGAAAAACATCAAAACGACGGAAAGCATTCTATCTTTACCACATGCTTCTTCGAGTTCCTGATTTTTACGATTCGTTCCATTGCATCGCCGACAAATGCACCGATACCTGCTGTGTCGGCTGGGAAATCGACATCGACGAAACTAGCGCCAAGCGCTACAAAACCGTCCAGGGAGAATTCGGCGAAAAGCTCCGCCAAAACATCGAAGACGATCATTTCAAATTGCTCCCCGGCGACCGCTGCCCATTCTTACGGCAAGACGGGCTCTGCGACATGATTTGCAACCTCGGCGAAGAGAGCCTTTGCGACATCTGTCGTGAACACCCGAGATTCGTCGAAGTCTACGGCGACATCATGGAAAAAGGAATCGGGCTCTGCTGCGAAGAAGGCGTACGCCTCCTGCTTGAGAGCAAAGGTACAGCCACCTCGCCCATCGCATTTATCGAGCGAGAAATCGACGACGCCCCCGATGAAATCCCCGACGACGCACTCGAAGCCCGCGATGTCATTTTCGAAGAACGTAATCATTTGTTCAAAATTCTAGCAGACCACAGCAAACCGCTGAACGTCCGACTCATCGAGTTATTGGATTACACCATCGAGACAAGTGGTTTAGAACTGTCCGAACCCGGCGATTCCGAAGTTCGCACAAACTATAAAATTTCGAACAACATCCACCACTCGTGGATCGACGTCCTTGGCAAAGGCGAAAGCTACGGCCCCGCCTGGGATTCGGCGTACAAGAAGATCAAAGAAATCGGCTGGTCAGCACCAGCAAATTCAGAAGTCGCTCCAAATTCGGGCAGCTCAATCTTCACAGACAGCGACGGTGAAAAAATCATCGCCTACCTGCTATTCCGCTACTACGAAAAAAGCTTATTCGACGGCAACAGCCTCACCAAAGTGGAGTTTGCCATTTATTTCTGGATCATGTTGCAAAAATTCGGAAAAATCCTCGCTGGCAATTCGGCCCCGCAAACCGCCCCAATTGATGCCATCAAGTTGCTCAGCAAGCAAACCGAATATTCCGAAGAAATCATGGAGATTTTAGAGCAAGAATTCATGGAAAATCCAGCGTTTTTGCCCGCCATTTTCAAAAGAATTCTAGCGGAATAACGCCGTCGAGCGAGAATCGCTAATTTTTACATTATTTTTGCCTTTTTTTGACGAAAATCACAATTCATCCCCTTATTTTTTGGTATTTTACAACTGTTTAAAATAGAATCCCTGGGATCAACCAAAAATCTTTAGGAGTATGAGCATGTTTAGACGAATTCTCAGTTTGATTGTACTTGCAGCAGCAATGGGTTTTGCACAGTTTGCACCTGAACCACAGGTTGCCGACATCAAGTTAATGATGGATCCCAAGACTGAACAACCCATGAAAATGGACTTTTCAACGCACCTTTCGGGCATCAGCGATCCGGGCATTTTGTTCGCGCATTTCAGCAACCGACCGCTGCTCATCTATTATTTCAGCCCCAAGTGCCCGCACTGCCAAAAGCACTTCCCCGAGATCCAGAACCTCATCAAGGAATATGAATCCAAGGGACTCACAGGCATTGCCATCGGCTTGAACGGCGGCATCAAGAAGAACGACATCCGTCTGTTCATCGACCAGTACCACGCTGTTATTCCGGTATTCCAGGACACGGATAGTAAGTTTGGGCCGGCTTATGGCACGGGTTACATCCCGGTGGTCTACCTCGTGCAGAAGGACGGCACGTTCTACCGCTACGAAACACTCAACGAAGCGAACATGAACCATTTGCGCGCTACGCTGAACAAGATTTTGAAGAAGTAATAAAAACGGCCGTCGAACCTGGCGCCCCTGGGCGCCAGACGGTATGAAAAAAGCCCCACAAGGGGGCTTTTTTCATACCGTCGGCGGGAGTCGAACCCACGACCCGTTGCTTAGAAGGCAACTGCTCTATCCAACTGAGCTACGACGGCGTTTGTGAGCACACAATATAGTAAATAATTTGATTTTTCGTCAATTCTCGCACAGTCCGTCCCACAATCTCTCTAAAAAATTACGTAATCCCCATTGCCATTATCGGGAATTTTATCTACATTTATGCATGAATTTAAATATTTGCATAAATCAAAAGCGCGATATACAATCGCACGGAGATACAATGAAGATTATCGACATCCTGAAGCAAGACAAGATGAGCCTCTCCTTCGAGGTGTTCCCGCCTAAAAAAGAAACGAGTTTTGAAAACGTTAAAGCAGCTACCGAAGCAATTGCAAAGCTTAACCCCGCATTTATGAGCGTCACATACGGCGCAGGCGGCGGCGTGAGCCAGTACACGCTCGAAATTGCGAAGAATCTCAAGTACAATTTCAACATTCCGATGCTCGCCCACCTCACCTGCATTTCGAGCACCAAGGAAACCATCCACCAGCGCATCGAAGACATGAAGGCCGCCGGCATCAAGAACGTGATGGCCCTCCGTGGCGACCTCACGCCGGAACTCATTGCAAATGGCCGTGGCGACTGCGACTACCACCACGCCGTCGAGCTTATCCGCGAACTCAAAGCCGCTGATGCCGATTTTTGCATTGGCGCCGCCTGCTACCCGGAAAAACACCCGGAAAGTCCAAACCAAGCCGAAGATATCAAGCACCTCAAGGAAAAGGTCGATGCAGGCGCCGACTTCCTCACGACGCAGATGGTCTTCGACAACAACCTTTTCTTCAGCTTCCTTTACAAGCTCCGCGATGCAGGCGTGAACTGCCCGGTGCTCCCCGGCATTATGCCCATCACGAACGCAAACCAGGTCGAACGCGCCATTAAGCTTTCGGGTTCGTTCATGCCGCAGCGTTTCAAGTCGCTCGTGGACAAGTTCGGTAGCGATCCGGAAGCCATGAAGCAGGCTGGCATCATCTACGCCACCGACCAGATCATCGACCTCTACGCGAACGGCATCACGAACGTCCACGTTTATTCCATGAACAAGCCGGACGTCGCCGAAGGTATCCTCAAGAACGTCTCTGCCATCCTCGGCAAGAACTTTGCAGGGTAATTAACGCGTCGTCATTATGACGCCATTCTCAACGGCGTCATGTTGAGAGGCAAAGCCTCGAAACATCCAGTAATTTCTCGCATAACAAGATTTAACTGGATTCTTCGTCCTCACGGACTCAGAATGACGAGATGCAAAAAGACTCAGATTGACATCAAAAAAAGACCTGACGATAAGCCAGGTCTTTTGAATTTCTAATAGGGAGATGCCCGCTCGGTGGCGGGCATGACAATCACCCTACGGAGCCGGAGCAGGCGCACTTGCCTTTGCCGGAGCAGTCTCGACCGGTTTCGGCGTTTCAACCGGCTTCGGCGTTTCAGCAGGCTTTGCAGCGGCAGCAGCTTCCGACTTCATTTCGACAACAGCCTTTTCAGCTCTGTCGCGCATGTTCTTCAAGCGCTTCAGGCCAGCCTTAGAAGCAGACCTCACCTTCTTTTCGGCATTGGCCTTGAGCTTCACCTTCACTTCGGGCTTTACGTTCGGCTTCACATCTGCTTTTGCCGGAGGCACCAAGGTGCTATCCTTCAAAAGCGAATCAGACGGAGCGGCAGCAGTGCTATCGCCTTCGGTGTAGTAACCGAACGGGATGAGTTCCACGCGGCGGTTCTTCGCACGGCCAGCATCCGTTACGTTATCAGCAACAGGCACGCGAGTACCGAAGCCAATAGCGCGGAGGCGTTCCGCAGGGATTCCCTTAGACTCGAAGTAATCCGTCACGGAGTGGGCACGGTCTTCAGAAAGCTTCTGGTTGTAGTCTTCGGTACCCACGATATCCGTATGGCCCTGGA includes:
- the fliB gene encoding flagellin lysine-N-methylase, whose product is MLLRVPDFYDSFHCIADKCTDTCCVGWEIDIDETSAKRYKTVQGEFGEKLRQNIEDDHFKLLPGDRCPFLRQDGLCDMICNLGEESLCDICREHPRFVEVYGDIMEKGIGLCCEEGVRLLLESKGTATSPIAFIEREIDDAPDEIPDDALEARDVIFEERNHLFKILADHSKPLNVRLIELLDYTIETSGLELSEPGDSEVRTNYKISNNIHHSWIDVLGKGESYGPAWDSAYKKIKEIGWSAPANSEVAPNSGSSIFTDSDGEKIIAYLLFRYYEKSLFDGNSLTKVEFAIYFWIMLQKFGKILAGNSAPQTAPIDAIKLLSKQTEYSEEIMEILEQEFMENPAFLPAIFKRILAE
- a CDS encoding TlpA disulfide reductase family protein is translated as MFRRILSLIVLAAAMGFAQFAPEPQVADIKLMMDPKTEQPMKMDFSTHLSGISDPGILFAHFSNRPLLIYYFSPKCPHCQKHFPEIQNLIKEYESKGLTGIAIGLNGGIKKNDIRLFIDQYHAVIPVFQDTDSKFGPAYGTGYIPVVYLVQKDGTFYRYETLNEANMNHLRATLNKILKK
- the metF gene encoding methylenetetrahydrofolate reductase [NAD(P)H]; amino-acid sequence: MKIIDILKQDKMSLSFEVFPPKKETSFENVKAATEAIAKLNPAFMSVTYGAGGGVSQYTLEIAKNLKYNFNIPMLAHLTCISSTKETIHQRIEDMKAAGIKNVMALRGDLTPELIANGRGDCDYHHAVELIRELKAADADFCIGAACYPEKHPESPNQAEDIKHLKEKVDAGADFLTTQMVFDNNLFFSFLYKLRDAGVNCPVLPGIMPITNANQVERAIKLSGSFMPQRFKSLVDKFGSDPEAMKQAGIIYATDQIIDLYANGITNVHVYSMNKPDVAEGILKNVSAILGKNFAG